Proteins encoded within one genomic window of Actinoplanes octamycinicus:
- a CDS encoding ABC transporter ATP-binding protein has product MKNPILSVRQVSRTFGAGATAVAALQDVSFDVEPGTMVALVGRSGSGKTTLLNVIGGLDRPDAGTVELDGSEITALDEDGLSELRRDRVSYVFQTFGLIPVLSAAENVGAPLRLTRTPAADREQRVRLLLDLVGLAEHAEQRPGELSGGQQQRVAIARALAASPRLLIADEPTGQLDAETGRSVMALLRGVVESEGVTALISTHDPVMMAMADRVIRISDGRLHE; this is encoded by the coding sequence ATGAAAAATCCGATTCTTTCGGTACGACAGGTCAGCCGCACCTTCGGCGCCGGAGCCACCGCGGTCGCCGCCCTCCAGGACGTCTCGTTCGACGTCGAGCCGGGCACCATGGTCGCCCTGGTCGGCCGCTCCGGTTCGGGCAAGACCACCCTGCTCAACGTGATCGGCGGCCTGGACCGCCCGGACGCGGGCACCGTCGAGCTGGACGGGTCGGAGATCACCGCGCTGGACGAGGACGGGCTGTCCGAGCTGCGGCGCGACCGGGTGTCGTACGTCTTCCAGACCTTCGGGCTGATCCCGGTGCTCTCCGCCGCCGAGAACGTCGGCGCCCCGCTCCGGCTGACCCGCACCCCGGCCGCCGACCGGGAGCAACGCGTCCGGCTGCTGCTCGACCTGGTCGGCCTGGCCGAGCACGCCGAGCAGCGGCCCGGCGAACTCTCCGGCGGCCAGCAGCAGCGGGTGGCGATCGCCCGCGCGCTGGCCGCCTCGCCCCGGCTGCTGATCGCCGACGAGCCGACCGGGCAGCTGGACGCGGAGACCGGCCGGTCGGTGATGGCGCTGCTGCGCGGCGTGGTCGAGTCGGAAGGGGTGACCGCGCTGATCTCCACCCACGACCCGGTGATGATGGCGATGGCGGACCGGGTGATCCGGATCAGTGACGGGCGGCTGCACGAGTGA
- a CDS encoding ABC transporter ATP-binding protein gives MSEALIVCESLVRIYQTGSIEVQALQGLDLVVNRGEMVAVVGASGSGKSTMLSILAGIDAPTAGKARVEEWDLLAMSRADRVRYRRHTVGFVRQQTASNLVPYLTSRQVIDLPMVAARKPARERRERTDELLDALGVTDCADRKPSQMSGGQQQRVAIAVALANRPHVLFADEPTGELDTATSAEVFGALRDVNQRFGVTVVVVTHDAEVSGQVERTVAIRDGRTSSEVLRRTATTEDGDTHVIAEEYAVMDRAGRVQIPREYREALQLTRRVRLALESTHVQIHPDQDLQ, from the coding sequence ATGTCCGAGGCGTTGATCGTCTGCGAGAGCCTGGTGCGGATCTATCAGACCGGGTCGATCGAGGTGCAGGCGTTGCAGGGGCTCGACCTGGTGGTGAACCGGGGCGAGATGGTCGCCGTGGTGGGCGCCTCCGGGTCCGGGAAGTCGACGATGCTGTCCATCTTGGCCGGGATCGACGCGCCGACCGCTGGGAAGGCCCGGGTCGAGGAGTGGGACCTGCTCGCCATGTCGCGGGCCGACCGGGTGCGCTACCGGCGGCACACGGTGGGGTTCGTGCGGCAGCAGACGGCCAGCAACCTGGTGCCCTACCTGACTTCCCGGCAGGTGATCGACCTGCCGATGGTGGCCGCCCGCAAGCCGGCGAGGGAGCGCCGGGAGCGTACCGACGAGCTGCTCGACGCGCTCGGCGTGACCGACTGCGCGGACCGCAAGCCGAGCCAGATGTCCGGCGGGCAGCAGCAGCGGGTGGCGATCGCGGTGGCGCTGGCGAACCGGCCGCACGTGCTGTTCGCCGACGAGCCGACCGGCGAGCTGGACACCGCGACGTCGGCCGAGGTGTTCGGCGCGCTGCGGGACGTGAACCAGCGGTTCGGCGTGACTGTCGTGGTGGTCACCCACGACGCCGAGGTCAGCGGGCAGGTGGAGCGGACCGTGGCGATCCGGGACGGGCGGACCAGCAGCGAGGTGCTGCGCCGCACGGCGACCACCGAGGACGGCGACACCCACGTGATCGCCGAGGAGTACGCGGTGATGGACCGGGCCGGCCGGGTCCAGATCCCGCGCGAGTACCGCGAGGCGCTCCAGCTGACCCGCCGGGTGCGGCTCGCCTTGGAGTCCACCCACGTGCAGATCCACCCGGATCAGGACCTTCAATGA
- a CDS encoding AraC family transcriptional regulator: MERQILTGPTIRPLGHRERIDWHDHVVHQLVHPVRGVLRVSTRRGSWVVPPNRAVWIPATVPHAHRADGPTEMRSLIFEEPVFAEPTVLVVAPLLREVIRTLSDEHDARPPLTAAHRHHLEQVALHQVRSAEQLPLLLPAPTDPRLVRLCELLADDPADQRSLGELGREVGAAERTLSRLFRAETGLTFPQWRAQLRLHHAVRLLAAGHPVTRVAADCGFRSPSAFIEAFRSLFGTTPGRYRTD, encoded by the coding sequence GTGGAACGCCAAATCCTGACCGGGCCGACGATCCGGCCCCTCGGCCACCGGGAGCGGATCGACTGGCACGACCACGTGGTGCACCAGCTGGTCCATCCGGTGCGCGGGGTGCTGCGGGTGTCCACCCGGCGCGGCTCCTGGGTGGTGCCGCCGAACCGCGCGGTGTGGATCCCGGCCACCGTCCCGCACGCGCACCGGGCCGACGGGCCGACCGAGATGCGGTCGCTGATCTTCGAGGAGCCGGTCTTCGCGGAGCCGACCGTGCTGGTCGTCGCCCCGCTGCTGCGCGAGGTGATCCGGACCCTGAGCGACGAGCACGACGCGCGGCCGCCGCTGACCGCCGCGCACCGCCACCACCTGGAGCAGGTGGCGCTGCATCAGGTGCGGTCCGCCGAACAACTGCCGCTGCTGCTGCCCGCGCCCACCGACCCGCGTCTGGTCCGGCTCTGCGAACTGCTCGCCGACGACCCGGCCGACCAGCGGTCGCTCGGTGAGCTGGGCCGGGAGGTGGGCGCCGCGGAGCGGACCCTGAGCCGGCTGTTCCGGGCCGAGACCGGGCTGACCTTCCCGCAGTGGCGGGCACAGCTGCGCCTGCACCACGCGGTGCGCCTGCTCGCCGCCGGGCATCCGGTCACCCGGGTGGCGGCCGATTGCGGTTTCCGCAGCCCGAGCGCGTTCATCGAGGCGTTCCGTTCGTTGTTCGGCACCACCCCGGGCCGCTACCGCACCGATTGA
- the helR gene encoding RNA polymerase recycling motor ATPase HelR, which produces MSVFALPDTAKNDPALIAADEKHFTLIAENLTRSIAELSDRLEAERRAPAGKGRQAVDRDDAVRRMTARLRALRRFSLDVCLGRMVREDGETVYIGRLGLTDGEGGRLLLDWRSPAAEPFFGATHADPKDLVSRRRYRWVEGRIVDYWDELFTADGLEHQHAALDDQSAFIASLGTSRSPRMRDVLGTIQADQDAIIRAGSRGALVVDGGPGTGKTVVALHRTAYLLYHDPRLGQRRGGVLFVGPHEPYLAYVADVLPNLGEEDVQTCTLRDLLPEGPAARPETDPEVARLKASADLVRAMETAVRFYEEPPSTAMTAATEDGEVRVTARDWAAAFEAPDPGTPHNEAREQIWEELLAILAERDGTAPARSRELRSALNRAWPILEATDLVADLWSVPAYLRRCAPWLSVEEIRRLQRDDPRAWTEADLPLLDAVRQRLGDPSAAERRTRERAALAAGRQRMDRVVDDLIASNEYDDGEGLMTMLRQQDLRDVLAEGSALPPADADLLAGPFAHIVVDEAQELTDAEWQMLLLRCPSRSFTVVGDRAQARHGFTETWEQRLRRVGLDQVTMASLTINYRTPEEVMAEAEPVIRAALPDANVPTSIRSSGIPVVHKSVVDLDSILAGWLAANAEGIACVIGYPAFAGTDRVRSLTPTLAKGLEFDLVVVVDPERFGDGIEGAVDRYVAMTRATQQLVILTS; this is translated from the coding sequence AGCACTTCACCCTGATCGCCGAGAACCTGACCCGGTCGATCGCCGAGCTGTCCGACCGCCTGGAGGCCGAGCGGCGGGCGCCGGCCGGCAAGGGGCGGCAGGCGGTCGACCGGGACGACGCGGTCCGCCGGATGACCGCGCGGCTGCGCGCGCTGCGCCGGTTCAGCCTGGACGTCTGCCTCGGCCGGATGGTGCGGGAGGACGGCGAGACGGTCTACATCGGCCGGCTCGGGCTGACCGACGGCGAGGGCGGCCGGCTGCTGCTCGACTGGCGGTCACCGGCCGCCGAGCCGTTCTTCGGCGCCACCCACGCCGACCCGAAGGACCTGGTCAGCCGGCGCCGGTATCGGTGGGTCGAGGGCCGGATCGTGGACTACTGGGACGAGCTGTTCACCGCCGACGGCCTGGAACACCAGCACGCCGCGCTGGACGACCAGTCGGCGTTCATCGCCAGCCTGGGCACCAGCCGGTCGCCGCGGATGCGCGACGTGCTCGGCACCATCCAGGCCGACCAGGACGCGATCATCCGGGCCGGGTCGCGCGGCGCGCTGGTCGTCGACGGCGGGCCGGGCACCGGGAAGACCGTGGTGGCGCTGCACCGGACCGCGTACCTGCTCTACCACGACCCGCGGCTCGGGCAGCGGCGCGGCGGGGTGCTCTTCGTCGGCCCGCACGAGCCGTACCTGGCCTACGTCGCGGACGTGCTGCCCAACCTCGGCGAGGAGGACGTGCAGACCTGCACGCTGCGCGACCTGCTCCCGGAGGGCCCGGCGGCGCGGCCCGAGACGGATCCCGAGGTGGCCCGGCTCAAGGCGTCGGCCGACCTGGTCCGGGCGATGGAGACCGCGGTCCGGTTCTACGAGGAACCGCCTTCGACGGCGATGACCGCGGCGACCGAGGACGGCGAGGTGCGGGTGACCGCGCGGGACTGGGCGGCGGCGTTCGAGGCGCCGGACCCGGGCACCCCGCACAACGAGGCCCGCGAGCAGATCTGGGAGGAGCTGCTGGCGATCCTCGCCGAGCGGGACGGCACCGCGCCGGCCCGCAGCCGGGAGCTGCGCTCGGCGCTCAACCGGGCCTGGCCGATCCTGGAGGCCACCGACCTGGTGGCCGATCTCTGGTCGGTGCCGGCCTACCTGCGCAGGTGCGCGCCCTGGCTGAGCGTCGAGGAGATCCGCCGGCTGCAGCGGGACGACCCGCGGGCCTGGACCGAGGCCGATCTGCCGCTGCTGGACGCGGTCCGGCAGCGGCTCGGCGACCCGTCGGCCGCCGAGCGCCGGACCCGGGAACGGGCCGCCCTCGCCGCCGGGCGCCAGCGGATGGACCGGGTGGTCGACGACCTGATCGCCTCGAACGAGTACGACGACGGCGAGGGCCTGATGACCATGCTGCGCCAGCAGGACCTGCGCGACGTGCTGGCCGAGGGCAGCGCGCTGCCGCCGGCCGACGCCGACCTGCTCGCCGGGCCGTTCGCGCACATCGTGGTGGACGAGGCGCAGGAGCTGACCGACGCGGAGTGGCAGATGCTGCTGCTGCGCTGCCCGTCGCGCAGCTTCACCGTGGTCGGCGACCGGGCGCAGGCCCGGCACGGGTTCACCGAGACCTGGGAGCAACGGCTGCGCCGGGTCGGGCTGGACCAGGTGACCATGGCGTCGCTGACGATCAACTATCGGACGCCGGAGGAGGTGATGGCCGAGGCCGAGCCGGTGATCCGGGCGGCGCTGCCCGATGCCAACGTTCCGACGTCGATCCGGAGCAGCGGCATTCCGGTCGTACACAAATCGGTCGTTGATCTTGATTCAATCCTTGCCGGATGGCTCGCCGCAAACGCCGAGGGGATCGCCTGCGTGATCGGGTATCCCGCCTTCGCCGGCACCGACCGGGTGCGGTCGCTGACCCCGACGCTTGCCAAGGGACTGGAGTTCGACCTGGTCGTCGTGGTGGACCCGGAGCGGTTCGGGGACGGGATCGAGGGGGCGGTCGACCGCTACGTCGCGATGACCCGGGCCACCCAGCAGCTGGTGATCCTGACGAGCTGA